One Algoriphagus sp. Y33 genomic window, CTGAAAGATACTTGTAAAAAATAAAGCCCAGGATATAATCCCTGTAGTCATCGGCACTGATTTTACCTCGTAACAGGTTGGCAATTCCCCAAAGCTGACTTTCTAAAATTTTCTTTTGATCTTCTGACATGCTGTTCCTTTTAAATATTCTTAAACCACTCAGGCTTGATTTTCACTTCTTCAACCAATTCGACGCTTACACCCAGCTTTAGCTCTTTTAGTTTTTCTGCAAAGTCATTTCCATCGATCAAGTCAATGGGAATAGCACCGTTCCGCTGCGCCTCTTTTTTGGCTTCCCTGGTAAAACTCCCAGTGGTCATGATCAGGCCTTTGTCGGCTCGGCCACTCATCGCACCTCTAAAGTCCCGAATCACAGAAGAAGAAACCGATCCCTGGTATCGTTTGGCCTGAAATACCACATGAAAGGAGAGCACCCCTCCAATCCGTATTATTCCCTTTCCATCAATTCCACCGTCATTGGTCTTTCCGGTTACTTCCACATTAACAAACCCCAATTCTCTTAAGAGTCGTTGACAAAGTCTTTCGAACTGATCGGGATGGATGCTCCTTAACGTGTCCAGCAGCTTGTCTTGCCAAGAAAATCCCTCAATTTCCTCAGTAGTGGATTGAAGTTCAGGAGAGTCCTTTTCCTTTTTTGCAAGTCGCTGTTCCCGGTCTTTTTTGACAACAGCCCGTTTAACTTTTTCCTTGTTGACTTCCAATACCTTTTGCCCTTCCTCAGTCAAAGCCCATACTCCTCTGGAAGAGTTTTCTAAGAGCCCGTATTGTTTCAGATAATTCCTCGCCCAAGCAAGTCTATAGGATAATTTGGTGGTATTCCCTTTCCCATGACCTTCATTAATGGCTTCTTCGGTCAGGCCTAAAAGTTGAGCCACTTCCTCTTCGATCTCACTTACCGCCCCAGAGTCACCAAGCTTTTTCAGTGCTTTCAGGGTAGGGTTGAAAAGGTCGTCGTATTTGTAGATGAAGTGTTTGTCCATTTATCTCGTCTTTTGAGAAAAAATATTCTCTGCAAACCTTAGTGCTTCCAAAACTTCCCTTTCACCTTGGATCGCATCCTGGCCCCTATCAGCCAGCCAAAGCGTAGACAGCCCCTTTTCATCCTTTCCCAGAATGGCGGTTATTTTCGGGATATGATGTGGTTGGGCTTTCCATTTTCCCAGATCGATTGGCATACCAAGGCGGTATCCACCTCGATATGTACGGCTATTTGACGCATAAATAAGCCCTTGGCTCCGTATCTTGGTTCCCAGGTAAGTCATAGTTCAGAAGGTCTGCTTTGGTCGTGTTTTCAAAAATCCGTCACCCCGGTTGCTGGATTGACTAGGTAGTCAAATATAGGAAAAGAAATCCCTAATGTAATAAGGCCACTAAAAATCCCCAAATCATGAATTGTCGATTAAACTCGGACTATCCATTAGGGTTCG contains:
- a CDS encoding restriction endonuclease, with the protein product MDKHFIYKYDDLFNPTLKALKKLGDSGAVSEIEEEVAQLLGLTEEAINEGHGKGNTTKLSYRLAWARNYLKQYGLLENSSRGVWALTEEGQKVLEVNKEKVKRAVVKKDREQRLAKKEKDSPELQSTTEEIEGFSWQDKLLDTLRSIHPDQFERLCQRLLRELGFVNVEVTGKTNDGGIDGKGIIRIGGVLSFHVVFQAKRYQGSVSSSVIRDFRGAMSGRADKGLIMTTGSFTREAKKEAQRNGAIPIDLIDGNDFAEKLKELKLGVSVELVEEVKIKPEWFKNI